In the Malaclemys terrapin pileata isolate rMalTer1 chromosome 12, rMalTer1.hap1, whole genome shotgun sequence genome, one interval contains:
- the LOC128846852 gene encoding olfactory receptor 14A16-like, producing the protein MSNRTTVTEFLLLGFSDVQELQILHFVVFLVLYLAALVRNLPMITAVAFDHHLHTPMYFFLMNLSILDIGSISVPVTKSLSNSLMNTRSISYSRCVAHVFFFIFFTSTGFALFTIMAYGRYVAICQPLHYERVMNSRACIQMAASAWMSIFVYSALHTGNTFAISFYGGNTVDQFFCEIPQLLKLACSDSYLSEVGASAFSVCLGLSLFIFIVVLYVQIFTRVLKIPSEQGRHKALSTCLPHLIVVSLYFFTLAFADLKPTSSSTSVLDLLPTVLYSVMPPMMNPIIYSMRNKAIKAALKKLIGGWLFTKNKMSIFCL; encoded by the coding sequence ATGTCCAACCGGACCACTGTGaccgagttccttctcctgggattctctgacgttcaggagctgcagattttgcactttgtgGTGTTTCTGGTGCTTTACCTGGCAGCCCTGGTGAGGAATCTTCCCATGATCACAGCTGTAGCCTTTGACCATCACCTTcatacccccatgtacttcttcctgatgaatttGTCCATTCTAGACATTGGCTCCATTTCTGTCCCAGTCACCAAATCCTTGTCCAACTCCCTCATGAACACCAGATCAATTTCCTATTCCAGATGTGTGGCACACgtttttttctttatattcttTACTTCAACAGGTTTTGCCTTATTTACTATCATGGCATATGGCCGATATGTCGCCATCTGCCAACCATTGCACTATGAGAGAGTGATGAACAGCAGAGCTTGCATCCAGatggcagccagtgcctggatGAGTATTTTTGTCTACTCTGCATTGCACACTGGGAACACATTTGCAATATCCTTCTATGGAGGCAACACAGTGGATCAGTttttctgtgaaatcccccagctcctcaagCTCGCCTGCTCTGACTCATACCTCAGTGAAGTTGGGGCTAGTGCCTTTAGTGTGTGCTTAGGCTTaagcttatttatttttatagttgTGTTATATGTTCAGATCTTCACCAGAGTACTGAaaatcccctctgagcagggccggcataaaGCTCTAtccacctgcctccctcacctcattgtggtctcCTTGTACTTTTTCACTTTAGCCTTTGCTGAcctgaaacccacctccagctcaacATCAGTGCTGGATCTCTTGCCGACTGTTCTCTATTCTGTGATGCCTCCAATGATGAATCCgatcatctacagcatgaggaacaaggcTATCAAAGCTGCACTGAAGAAACTGATAGGGGGGTGGTTATTCACCAAAAACAAAATGTCCATCTTTTGTCTTTGA
- the LOC128846853 gene encoding olfactory receptor 5V1-like: MPMENQTKVTEFILLGLSSDPQVQIFLFLVFLVIYVVTLVGNILIMLVIRADSHLHTPMYLFLFHLSFVDICYSSITVPTMLMNFLTEHKIISVNGCITQMFFFILLAGTDVFILSAMAYDRYAAICDPLHYMEMMSKGICVQLVSGAWTVGFLYALLNMVFTFKLHFCGPNQIHHFSCELPPLLQLSCTDTFTNQVVLLTSAVILGAISFLLTLISYIHIISTILRIPSVQGKQKTFSTCSSHLIVVGLLYLAAFIQYSKPSSVSSVALDEMVSIQYSILTPMLNPIIYSLKNKEVKTALRNILGKFKFLK, encoded by the coding sequence ATGCCAATGGAAAATCAAACCAAAGTGACTGAATTTATTCTGCTGGGACTTTCCAGTGATCCACAGGTGCAGATTTTCCTCTTCCTGGTGTTTTTAGTTATTTACGTGGTTACTCTGGTTGGGAACATACTGATCATGCTGGTGATAAGAGCTGATtctcaccttcacacccccatgtacctCTTCCTTTTCCATTTATCCTTTGTTGATATCTGCTATTCCTCCATCACAGTGCCTACAATGCTGATGAACTTCCTAACAGAGCACAAAATTATTTCAGTCAATGGCTGCATTACCCAGATGTTCTTCTTTATCCTCTTAGCCGGTACAGACGTTTTCATTCTTTCAGCAATGGCTTATGATCGCTACGCTGCCATCTGTGACCCATTGCATTACATGGAGATGATGAGCAAAGGGATCTGTGTTCAGCTGGTGAGTGGGGCATGGACCGTCGGGTTTTTATATGCCCTGCTTAACATGGTTTTCACCTTCAAGTTGCATTTCTGTGGGCCCAATCAAATCCACCATTTCAGCTGTGAGCTCCCTCCCCTATTACAACTGTCCTGCACTGATACCTTCACCAATCAAGTGGTGCTTCTCACTTCCGCTGTGATACTTGGAGCGAtctccttcctcctcaccctTATCTCCTACATTCacatcatctccaccatcctgaggATACCCTCTGTGCAGGGGAAGCAAaaaaccttctccacctgcagctcccacttgaTTGTGGTTGGTTTGTTGTACCTGGCAGCTTTCATCCAGTACTCAAAGCCCAGCTCAGTCTCCTCTGTGGCTCTGGATGAAATGGTCTCCATCCAGTACAGCATCTTGACTCCCATGCTAAATCCCATCATCTATAGCCTGAAAAACAAAGAGGTGAAAACAGCCCTAAGGAATATATTGGGGAAATTCAAGTTTCTCAAGTAG